A single genomic interval of Armigeres subalbatus isolate Guangzhou_Male chromosome 1, GZ_Asu_2, whole genome shotgun sequence harbors:
- the LOC134207613 gene encoding uncharacterized protein LOC134207613: protein MSMARSFGLVGWIGILCWIPINVAIDIPPYCDHHTTITSQYEEYFDIDEMGNNRTEKNVVDLLLYVQLSNKQEEIALLLSASNRSRQHPDYEKTYEIRISNVYTVIYKETLRMSAHHSHSFNFFPAEHFQLHIKITRKGLISVVIDGLGKPILSVVDEHPAIDVHYASFGSRMNAYPITWYFNCRSPPTTALPETEKPGDNEGEDHFSQNDAAELDENKCPVCPKPAKCEVVVRACSSSSQDLLQMSDAEKQKYFFYFNVYLSKNGKTGKAIASSGFNNDNKID, encoded by the exons ATGAGTATGGCGAGATCATTTGGGTTGGTCGGTTGGATAGGGATACTATGTTGGATTCCAATCAATGTTGCGATCGATA TCCCGCCGTACTGCGATCACCATACGACAATCACCAGCCAGTATGAAGAGTACTTCGACATCGACGAGATGGGAAACAACCGAACTGAGAAGAACGTTGTAGACCTTCTGCTCTATGTTCAGTTGTCCAACAAACAAGAGGAAATTGCACTTCTTCTGTCGGCCAGCAATCGTTCTCGGCAACATCCCGATTACGAGAAAACCTACGAGATACGAATTAGCAACGTGTACACCGTGATCTACAAGGAAACTCTCCGGATGTCAGCCCACCATAGCCATTCGTTCAACTTCTTTCCGGCCGAGCACTTCCAGCTTCACATCAAGATCACCCGCAAGGGTTTGATCAGCGTCGTAATCGATGGCCTGGGCAAACCAATTCTTTCCGTAGTCGACGAACATCCGGCGATTGATGTTCACTACGCCAGCTTTGGATCGCGAATGAACGCTTATCCGATTACGTGGTACTTCAACTGTCGGTCACCGCCAACGACGGCCCTACCGGAAACGGAAAAACCCGGCGATAATGAAGGCGAAGACCACTTCAGTCAGAACGATGCCGCCGAACTGGATGAGAACAAGTGTCCCGTCTGTCCGAAACCGGCCAAGTGCGAAGTGGTGGTTCGTGCCTGTTCGAGCTCCTCACAGGATCTGCTGCAGATGAGCGACGCCGAGAAGCAGAAGTACTTTTTCTACTTCAACGTGTACTTGAGCAAGAATGGCAAGACTGGGAAGGCGATTGCGTCATCCGGGTTcaacaatgataacaaaattgatTAA